Proteins found in one Melospiza georgiana isolate bMelGeo1 chromosome 1, bMelGeo1.pri, whole genome shotgun sequence genomic segment:
- the NRSN1 gene encoding neurensin-1 — MSSYADICGSRQAQGSTEGGYQRYGVRSYLHQFYEDCTASIWEYEDDFQIQRSPSRWSSVFWKVGLISGTAFMLIGVAVLVVGFLVPPKIEALGKDDFVVVDARAVQFNGSLDICKLAGAILFCVGGSTVAACLLMSAFAKSYSKEEKYLQQRFKERIADIKAHANPVTKAPAPGESKIPVTLSRVQNVQPSSET; from the exons ATGAGCTCCTATGCTGACATCTGCGGCTCCAGGCAGGCGCAGGGCAGCACCGAGGGAGGGTACCAACGCTACGGAGTTCGGTCCTACCTGCACCAGTTCTATGAGGACTGCACAGCTTCAATTTGGGAGTATGAGGATGATTTTCAGATCCAGAGATCGCCGAGCAGGTGGAGCTCTGTATTCTGGAAG gtcGGACTCATCTCTGGGACGGCTTTTATGCTGATAGGTGTAGCTGTTCTTGTAGTGGGTTTTCTTGTGCCACCGAAAATAGAAGCGCTTGGGAAGGATGATTTTGTTGTTGTGGATGCCCGTGCTGTTCAGTTCAATGGGTCCCTCGATATATGCAAGCTGGCAGGAGCAATCCTGTTCTGTGTTGGAGGATCCACTGTGGCAGCGTGCCTGCTGATGTCTGCTTTTGCTAAAAGCTACTCCAAAGAAGAGAAGTACCTCCAGCAAAGATTTAAAGAGAGAATAGCTGATATAAAAGCCCATGCAAACCCAGTCACAAAAGCGCCAGCACCAGGAGAATCAAAGATACCTGTCACTTTGTCCAGAGTTCAAAATGTCCAGCCTTCATCTGAAACCTGA